The region CGCTTCTAAAACAAGATTATAGGCGCCAGCGCGGGGCCGAGTCGAGGATGACGCCCCCGCCAGAGAGGTGGCACCACGAGTTCAAGCAATCACGACAAGAACTCTGTAGTCGCACTGGAGTCGATGAAGACTTGCGCCCGCAACGGCTTAGCGCACGCTCGTGCCGCTCTTTTGCCGCTTGGCCGAGCTGAGCTGCTCTTCGACCAACGCCAAATCTTCTTCCGCGCGGCGCAGCCGATCTTCCATGTGCTGATAGTGGACCTTCCGATTTTCCAGGTCGGCCAGCAGCGCCTGATTCTGTTCTGACAGGGCGCGGGCCTGCGTTTCCGACGCCGTCAGACGGCTCTTGGGCACAAAGGCGCAGCCGGCCAATAGACACGAAAACATAGCGCCTGCCAGCCACAGGCCCCGCACGCTCGACATGATTCGACTCCTTTCGAATCCGCTTCGTTGCATCCGTGTCGTCCGCCTACTTGCCGATGGGCACCACGCTCAAAATGGCGTCGCCCAAGGAACTGGTGAGCGAGTAGGGCTCGTCCCAACTCCACATGTTGCGCATCAGATCGACCGTCATCAGTCCGCCCAGGCTGAGCACCAGGGCGCAAAGCGAGAGCGAGATGACGTTTCCCATGGTGTACGGCGCCTCGCGCGAGCTGATGGCTCCCACTGGCGCGGTCGCCAAACCGGGACCAGCGGCCAAGCCCGCGCCCAACGGATCGGCCGCTGCGTCGGCGGCTTCCACACCCCCCAGGTCTTCGAACATGCCGCCGCCCAGTCCGGCGTCGTCTCCCAGCATGTCCGAGCCAAAACTGCTCTCGCTATCGAGCGCGATCACCTGCGATCCGCTGTCGGCGTCGTCGGCGTCTGCCTCCGCCATGGGCGTGAGCAAAAAGTCGTCGTCCGAACCAGCTTCGCTCGGCTCGTCGAGCGGCGCCAGCGACTCCTCCTCGTCGGGCGTCTCGACAATCTTTTCTTTCGGCGTCCGCAGCTTGAGCGGCTCTTCGAGCGACAGGCCGCTGTCCGAGGGCGACGCCAGCGAAATGCCGCTGTCGGCGCTGCCCAGCGTAATGTCGCTGCCGCCTAGCACCAGCTCGTCGTCGTCCAAATCCTCCACCGCCAGCGCGATGCCGCTGTCCCCCGTCTTGCTGCCGCGACTGGCGCTGCTGCTGCCCCCCTGCGGGTCGGCCAGCAC is a window of Pirellulales bacterium DNA encoding:
- a CDS encoding helix-turn-helix domain-containing protein, with translation MAMKLISLEEAARLLGVSVDELTRRREQREISGYRDGATWKFKEQDILRLRDAEQDVSLDDESDFDLSLPEIELMSPKPATPPLPAIEDDGDTDDVVLLSDLELGQSPGASSTIIGKPGAQSPEESDICIVAEDDGAKNLPGGSGLLSGGSDLAMAGPGGNASDSGSNLRLVIDDQLDVSTEADTQMRISKDLLPGAGKRDISLSDDLAIDELVLADPQGGSSSASRGSKTGDSGIALAVEDLDDDELVLGGSDITLGSADSGISLASPSDSGLSLEEPLKLRTPKEKIVETPDEEESLAPLDEPSEAGSDDDFLLTPMAEADADDADSGSQVIALDSESSFGSDMLGDDAGLGGGMFEDLGGVEAADAAADPLGAGLAAGPGLATAPVGAISSREAPYTMGNVISLSLCALVLSLGGLMTVDLMRNMWSWDEPYSLTSSLGDAILSVVPIGK